Genomic window (Pseudomonadota bacterium):
AAAGTAATCAAATCCGTTGCACGTCAAACCGGATTGCCAAAGACCTCCAAAACCTAATAATGTTCATTGTCCTGCCTAAAATCAATTCATGATTCTTGACATTGTGCCGTTCTCTTTGTAGTATATATAGTTGTAACTCAAAAAGAAGGTTAAAAGAGAATGCGCGAAAAAATACAGATGTTTGCTCCATTAGACTGAGAAAAGCACAGGGAGCCCGTGCGGCTTCCCCTTGTGACTGTGTTCGCAGTTTCTCCGTCTTAATCCTTACATATTGCCTCTCAGGAGTCCGGCGCTGAAATCAGCGGCCGGATTTTTTTATTTTGAGAGGTTTTCTTGTTAAATTACACACAAATGTGGTTGTATCCAAGCCTTGGTTTGAAGGTCATTATAGGTTTACTTATATCCTGTAACAATATATGGAGATAATAAAAAACCAATGAAAAAACGGACAATGTCTCAAATCAGGGGTTTTATTTTAAAAATTCTGTTATCAGGCAGGCTTTATCTGCTTGTGCGAATCGCCTTGGCTGTTCTTTTTATTTATGCAGGAACATTAAAACTGATGAGCCCTAAAGCATTCGCCCGGGTCATTTCTCAGTATGATCTTTTGCCTGAACCTCTTTTACCTGTTGTTGCCATCGGACTTCCTATTATCGAAGTGCTTGCCGGCATCGCCCTTATTTTTGACCTCCGTTCGGGCCTTCACGGCGTTTCCGGCCTGATTTTACTCTTTGTTTTTGTCCTTGGATACGGAGTCTATAATGAAATGGATGTTGACTGTGGCTGCTTCGGACCTGAAGAACTTGCAAATCAAAGAAGTCTGGTGCGGGCATTATATCGTGATCTCGCGCTCCTGGGTGGCGCCGCCTTTCTTTACTTGTCTCGACTGTCCCGTGGGCGTCGTTTTCTAAATGAATCTACACAAAATATAACCAAATAAAAGGAGGAGTTGAAATGTTGTTTAAAAAAAGAATGGTTGTTTTATCAATTGCAATGCTGGCATTTTGTTTTATATTGTCAGGGGATGCTCTTGCTGCCTGGGGTGGAAAAGAGCTTGAGACGGAAAAGATTGCCGTTACATTCGAGAAGGAAGTTGCACGGGGAGGCTACAAGGTCGTATCGACTGAAGAACTGAAGGGTTGGATCGACCAGAAAAAAGAAATGCTCATCGTTGATACCATGCCTTTTGAAGCCAGCTACAAGAAAGAGCATATTCCCGGAGCTGTCAATTTTGTTCTGCCTATCCCTGAGATGACTCAGATGGACGACAAGACCAAAGCTGACTTCGAGAAAATGCTCGGGCCGAACAAAGACCGGCTGATAGTTTTCTACTGCGGTTTTACCAAATGCACCCGCAGTCACAACGGCGCAATGTGGGCAGTTAAGCTGGGATACAAGAACATTTATCGTCAGCCCGGTGGAATTAAAGCTTGGTCTGAAGCCGATTATCCTGTAGAAAAAGTGAAATAATTTACAATGATTTTCCCGTTTACGGTCAGGCCCCTGCAAGGGGCCGGCAAACGGGAAACCCCGGTTTGCCGGAGATCATGGCGGAAGAGGCAAACGTCATATTGTCTGTCCCTGACAGGAACTGCCCGAACCGGCTGTGCAGCCGTAACAGTGATCCCCGACTATGATTTGACGGGCAGCAAGTTGTCCCATCTCAAAAGCGGAGATGTGATGCGGCGCACCATGATCTATCGTTAGGCCCAGCATCTGGTTAAAATCACAGTCATAAAGCATTCCATCCCAACCGACTGAGACGGTTGTCTTACACATCAATCCATTAAGGCTTGCCGGGTTGAAGGCTTTGATCAAGGTCTTCATATAACCCGCATAGTTGCCTGTCTTGAGAAGATAGTCCAGATATCGGCCTATGGGCATGTTTGTAATGCAGAATAAATGATTGAAATTTACCCCGTATTTTTCTCTGAAAGTTTCCCTATAAAGTAATTCCAGGCTGGCCTGGGAACCGGGAAGATAGGGGCCTGCAGGATTATGGACAAGGTCAAGGACAAGATCACTTCTATCCTGCCCGTAGCCCCTCGTGTTGAGTCTACGTATGACCTCAATCAATCTGGCGAATACGCCTCCCCCTCTCTGCCGATCAGTTATACGTGGGTCGACATGTGGTAAAGAAAGAACAATTTCAATATGATTGTCAGCATAGAAATTAAATAATCCTTCATGCTCCTTATCGAGAAGAATCGTACCGTTGCTTCTCACAAGGACACGCCGATTCAGGGCAACACATTCCTGCAGAAACCATCTGAAACGAGGATGCAATTCAGGGCTGCCTCCGGTTATATCGATGGCAGGTATGGGATGGTTCTTAAATACCTTGAGACACTGTTCCATGACCTCCCCGGTCATAATCTCAGGTCTTTGAGGCCCTGCTTCAACGTGACAGTGCCTGCATTGCAGATTGCACCGATAGCCTACATTTATCTGAAGAATTTCAACGCTTACCGCATTGACCGGTTCCTGAACCTTTTGCTCAAATGACGGCACGGTCCTTGAGACATCCACCATTACTACATCTCCTTCTTTTTAATGATCTTCCTCATCTGGGTCGAATGGGCAAGAACAATCCCCGCTACCATGGCAGCCCCCACATGAACGGCCTCCATCATCTCTTCACGAGATATGCCCAGCGACAGGCATTGGTTGGTGTATGCGTCAATACAATAGGGGCACTTCTGTGTCGCAGCTACAGCAAGCGCAATGAGTGATTTTTCCCTTTCACTCAGCTTGCCGGCTTTCATCGCATCATCGTAATAGTCAAAATACTTCTGTCCCAACACCGGTGCATATTCCCCTATATTCTCGAAATCCTCAAGATCCTTCTTTTCATAATATTCTTCCATAAGCACTCCTCTCTGATTTTTATGTTTTTTGCCCTTGCATCTGGTCAGTCATATAACAATGACCTCTCTTCACTTTTTTGCATTGAATATAATAACAACGAGTGTGCCATCAGGCGGCAAGAGTTCCTTATTCGCTGTAAAGATCACTTCATTCCGTAGGTCAATTGCTCCATAAGTATAGGCAGAGTTGCTTGTAATACCAACAGGACAACTGTCGAGACACACAAGACACCCGGTCTTCTTTTTGAGCGCATTTACAAGGTTACCGCCAAAGCGAATAGCAAGAGGTTTTCCATTACTATCTTTGATCATCTCATCCAGGCGATAGATCCTTTTTGCACCCTCCCATGTCACAAACACGTCAAGAAGATCTCCCTCCACGAAGGTTTTTTCCTTGTTACTCATAGTCATATTATTGCCCGGCTTCAAGCCGATGTTCACAAGGCTTTCATGGAACGCCTTCGGGTCAGCTAGCCCGGCAAAAATAGCTTTATGGTCCAGCTTGCCCCCCTTGAATACTACACCGTGATGTGTTCGCTCGGGATGTTGATTGTTGACTTCTGCAAGGATGGAGACGCTCTTTTCTTTTGTATTAATGTTGAGCGGGTTATAAATTGTCAATATTGTTGCCTGTGAAAAAACTGAAGACGACACTAATAATGCACACAAAACAAATATCAGGGTCAATAAAAGCAGCTCCTTCTTCATATCTGATTTTCCTCCATAATGGATAATTCCGGTCTTCATAGGCGCACATTAAAAACAGCTCATACCGGATGATCGTCCTCCCCCCGTTTAGCCTTGTACCACCGATAAAAAAGTGGGAATAATGAAACGAGTACAACAAGGACAAGACCGATAACGAAGGTCAGAGAAATTCTCCCTCGGATCAGATCGAGAAGAGAACTCGAAAAAACTATGAAGGCAATGCACGCGGGAAGCATGCAGAAAAAGGTGGTAACCGCATATTGCCGGAACCCTATTTTTGTAAGGCCGAAAGCGTAGTTGAGAAGATTGAACGGGAAAAGGGGGATAAGGCGAGTAAAAGCAACCACCTTCCATCCATGCTTCTCAACCCCTTGGTCAAGCCTTCTCCAGCGAGGACTTTTAAGCTTCCCCTCGACCCATTCACTTGCAAGGTACCGGGAAACAAGAAATGCCACACAGGCGCCTGCAGTGGAACCTGTTATTGTATAAACTACTCCCCACAAGGGCCCAAAGAGAATGCCGCCGACAATAGTAATGGGAAGACCAGGAAGAAAGAAGGCAGGGGCAATGGTATAAACGAGCATGTAGACAATCGGCGCCAGCGAGCCATAGCTCCCGATCCAGGTCCTGAGTGCTTGCTGTTCCAAGTATCGTGAAACGCCCGAAGTCTTAACCACTACAATGACAGCCGCCAGAAAAAACAGGAAGACAAGGAGCTTGGCCATTCCGCCTTTCTTCTGCTCTTCTGCCCCGGTGAATGTCCGTTCACGAGTGATTGTTGCAGGGACATGTTTCTTAAACCATTTTTTCATCCTAATCCGTTTCCAATAAGTAAGGGGAGGCTTCGTAACTTTTGCCTTGCCTGCATCGCTTTCCCAAAGGGTATCGAGGATATGTGCAGTCGGGCCAAGGCTGGAAAGCTTATTTGCACATCCTGCACAGTAAGTCACGATTTTTTTGCCACCGGTTTCCTCCTGACGGAGTCTCCCCCACTTTCCTGCCAGATTATGATCAAGGGCGCTTACAGCTCCGCCCTCGCCACAGCAAAGTGTCCGGCAGCCGGCATGAGACATTTCTTCTACTATATATCCTTGTTTCTCGATGAGTTTTCTCACCGATTCGTGGATGGCAACCTCAAACCTGACCGCGCATGGATCATGGACAGTCACCTTGCCCTTCTCACCGTCGTTTACATCAATACTGCTCTCAGCAAGCACTTCGTAGATCGTTTTCGTTGAAAGACCTTTTCCGTAACGTGCAAATATCTTATGACAATTGGGACAGGCTACAATAACATTCTTGACCCCATGTTCCACAAGGTAATCCCTCATCTCCCCGAACATAGATGTGAAGTGCTCTTCTCTGCCCAGATCGTGGGAAGGTTTTAAGCAGCAGTCGAGTACAATGCCGAGGGAAGATATCTTCTCTTTTAGCTTCTGGTACGAAAGGATTACCTTTTCAGACCTGGTACCCGATAGTGTACAGCCAGGAAAAAAGACTGTATCGCAGCCCTCCGGGAGTCCATAGTAGGAGTAGGTACGGGATGTGCCTCGCCGTTCGTAGCCCTTCAACACGTTGTGTTCCGGCAAGTCTCCTTTGCCACGCTTAACAGCCTCCTTTCGCATTTGAAGAAAGAGTTCGGCAGGGTCAACACCTGTGGGGCATACGGCGGTGCAGAGCCCGCAGAGGCTGCATTCGAAGGGCATACCCTGGTCCTCTTTTCGCGCTGGGTCGTAATGATCCGCGATATCTTTCGGCTTCCCGTATTTTTTCAGGAACGCACACTCTTTCTGGCAGAGATCACACCTGATGCAGGCACCTGAAACCGTATCCAGTTTAAAACGCATTGACTGGCTTGATTCGGCCTGACTGTCCGGGGATATTTCTCTCTTCCTATCTGTCATCTTTACACCTGCCATGTAACCTGACAGATACCACTCAGGATAGATAGGAGTACATCATGGGTTTGAAGATTTAGACCTAAATCCTGCCATATTTTTGTGTAATTTGACATTAAACCTCCTATGCGATAAATCACCCTGTCAGGGTATTAGCCCAAGGGGTAATAAAAAATCCGGCCGCTGGTTTCCGCGCCGGATTCCATGGAGGCAACTCAAGGGTTAAGGCGGAGAAATTGCGGTGACAATCACAAATGAAAGCCGCACGGGCTCCCAATATGTCTCTCAGTCTAATGGGATAAAAATATCTGCTATTCTGTGCATAGTCTTTCCACCTTTTTGAAAAAATAATTTTAACTGAATAAGTTCTACAATGTCAAGCGCTTGTATAATTCGTTGCACTGCATATACTTCATAGTTGCCGATTTGGCAAAAAGCGTATTTTGGCTATTCAAAAAAAGCGCTTTGAGATCGGCAAAAGTATCGATATCCCTCCATTTAGGGAGGATATGGACCCGAAGGTTTGCTTTTACCAGGACATCCAGGGTCTGCACAAATACTCCCGGGGTGCTCCAGGGGATTTCATCGAAGGCCCGGGGCAGAAATGTCTCTGTCCTGAACCCGATCAGGTAGTATCCTCCATCGTATGAAGGGCCCACGACCGCATCATGATCCTTCAACGATGTCAGCGCCTCATCAATGATAAGTGCTGGGAGGTCAGGACTGTCGCTACCGATAAGAAGGGCCGGGCTGTGACCTTGAGAGAAAATCGTCTTAAAGGCATTTTTCATCCTTTCCCCAAGATCGTTCCCTGTCTGGGGAAACAGCGTGTGTTCATTTCCCAGCCATTGAATGATTTTTTGCTTTGACTCCGGAGGATAAAAGAATATGATGAGAGGGTATCCGCCTTGCGCGAGCATCCCCATTGTATCACTCACAAAAAATTTATAAAGGTCAGGAACAACGACCTCCTGAAGGGTTGCAGCAAGTCTGGACTTAACCATCCCCCGCTCGGGCGACTTGACGAACATGACGACATAATAGTTATCATCCCACATCTTTGAAAACCTCGATGAAGCCCAAGTAAGAAACTGATGCTTGCCCGGTATTGTCGGAATCGTTCATAATCGCGATACTTGCAGATGCAGGAGGATCTGCTCCGAAAGCTGCCCTGTAATCCTGAAGGATGTTGACCTCTTCCTGCTGCCATATCCCCACCCTCCCCTTTCCCTTTTCAAGAGCAATTAATCTGGCCTTGTCCGTGTAAGGACTTGTCATGATCTGTTTCTGCTCGTCACTATTGGCCCAGACATAAATCAATGTGCTGTGAGGTGGATATTCACCATACAGCTTCTTTGCGATTCCGTATTTGACCTTGTCCAGGGCATGGGCTGTCTCGGGATCATACTTAAAAATAATATACACACGGATGGGGTAGTCATCTCCGGATTTCGTTTCCGGGACAGCGTTCTGATAGACGTTATTTACCTTCCACCTCCACCTCGCCTGCGGGTAGTCGTATATGTTAAAGTCCTCTTTATATACAAGTGCCGATGCGGATGCATTGCTCTCAGCCTTGAGGAAGCTTTTGCCTCCGTTCGTTTCAACAGTGTACGCGGTGTGTCTTGATATCTTCGGAAAATAAATGGGACGCCAGTTCTCAAGGTTATTAAAGTCTTCCCGGAAGAGAATCCTTGCGCCCTGTGAATACGATAGAGGTACAGCAAGAAAAATGAAGAATGCTGCAATGAAGAAAGCGAGCAAAGTTTGGCGAGATAAAACGTGTTGTCTGAATGTGCTCATCAACTCATTATATTCTTGATCCGCAAGGTTTTCAACCATTGTGCCGGTAAAATTTTGAAAGCCTGTGAGGTGAAATGCCAAGCATGTAAAATATTTGAAGAAGCCAGTTACGGAAAGTGCAATGGACAATACCTTCCTGCTCCCATCTGCGGGACGATGTATAAACCCTTTGGTTGATTATGGATATTTTATCTCCTCTTTTCTTGATTCTCTTCATGATTTCAACATCTTCCATGATGGGTATGTCTTTATATCCGCCGATTTTATCGAAATAATCTTTTTGCATAAAGATCGCTTGGTCTCCAAAGGGAATTTTTGTTAAACGGGAACGCAGTGATGCCACAGATTCGATGATTCGGAAAATAAACTTTCCGGACTTGATGCCCAGGTCGAAGGCGCCTGCCACATAACGCTTGTTTTGCATAACAGTTGCAATGAGCCTTAATGCGTCTAAAGGCAATTCAGTATCAGCATGGAGAAAAAGGAGGATATCCCCCTTTGCATTTTTTGCGCCTTCGTTCATCTGTATTCCACGGCCCTTGGATGACTTTAGTTTCCTGACATCAGTATGGTCATGTGAGATTGCCCCCAATGTCAGCCCTTCCGGATCACCATCGACCACAATGATTTCTGTTTCTTCAACCCCTTCAAGGCCATGGAGATGATCGATGATATCGTTTATAAGAGGGGCCTCATTTAAAACAGGCATGATAATGGAATAGGGAGTATTCTTTGGCAAATAGTGCATTACAATCAATATTAGTTAAACCTTCCTCAACTTCTTTAAGCTTACCGATGCAAAAAACGGTATGGCAGGGTTGCCTGAATAGAAATAGCAAAAGGAAGGAAGATGTCAAGTTTTTGTTGCTTCCTTTCGATGTATGATATCGCAAACGGTATTCAGTAGTTCTAACCATTATTGTTGTTTACAAATTAACTAAAATTATTGGACAATAAAACCAATAAAGGACGAATATACAGAAATATTGCTTGGCAAACTTTTATTTTTCTGGCACTATAAATAATCATAGGAAGGCCGGATGAAAGATTTACTCAGAACAAAACCAGAACTGATCAAAGAGGATTCCTTACTAAAACAAAAAACCAAAGAGCTGGAAGAGTCTAAGACAAGATGCAATAAGGACGATGGAACCTTTTGGAAGAGTGATTACCTTTATCATGCTTTTTTTGATCTCGCCCCGGACCCCATGGCAATTACCGATTTTGATAATGGGCGTATAATTGACGTCAATCAGGCTTTTGTAGCATGGTCTCATCTCTCGCGAGATGCATTGATAAGCCACACCACCACAGAACTCGGTTTTTGGGTTAACAATAAGAGCAGGGATGCAATTCTTGATCAATTACACAATAAAGGGTTTGTTGGTAATGCTGAAATAGAATTGAAGAGAGGAAGGGATGAGCTCCGGCAAATTATTTTTTTCGGAAAGCTTATAGAGATAGAGAATAATAAATGTTTCTTGTTTGTTGCTCGTGACATCACCGAACGAAAGCTTGTAGAGGAGGCGTTGAAACAATCGGAGCATAAATTGTCAGACATCATTGAATTCCTTCCTGATGCTACCTTTGTCATTGACGCAGACGGAAAGGTCATCGCCTGGAACAGGGCTATAGAACAGATGACCGGGGTTCTTAAGGATGAGATGATCGGCATGGGAAATCATGAATACGCCATTCCATTTTATGGTCATCGCAGACCGCTTCTCATAGACCTTGCCTTACTGCAGGATGAGGATTTCGAAAGAAATCATTATGAAGGTATTTATAGACAAGGCGACACTCTGTATGCAGAGGCTTATGTTCCACAGACATATAGAGGGAAAGGTGCATCTTTGTGGGGCACGTCTTCAAGATTGCGTGACGCTTATGGAAATATCGTCGGTGCTATAGAATCCATACGTGACATTACCGACCACAAACGGGCCGAAGAAAAGTTGAAGGACTCTTACGAACAGCTGCGCATGTTGTCGGCTCACATACAGGAAGCAAGAGAGAAAGAACGAACAGGAATCGCCCGGGAACTCCATGACGTTCTGGGACAGATCC
Coding sequences:
- a CDS encoding DoxX family membrane protein, whose protein sequence is MKKRTMSQIRGFILKILLSGRLYLLVRIALAVLFIYAGTLKLMSPKAFARVISQYDLLPEPLLPVVAIGLPIIEVLAGIALIFDLRSGLHGVSGLILLFVFVLGYGVYNEMDVDCGCFGPEELANQRSLVRALYRDLALLGGAAFLYLSRLSRGRRFLNESTQNITK
- a CDS encoding rhodanese-like domain-containing protein, giving the protein MLFKKRMVVLSIAMLAFCFILSGDALAAWGGKELETEKIAVTFEKEVARGGYKVVSTEELKGWIDQKKEMLIVDTMPFEASYKKEHIPGAVNFVLPIPEMTQMDDKTKADFEKMLGPNKDRLIVFYCGFTKCTRSHNGAMWAVKLGYKNIYRQPGGIKAWSEADYPVEKVK
- the arsS gene encoding arsenosugar biosynthesis radical SAM protein ArsS (Some members of this family are selenoproteins.), which encodes MVDVSRTVPSFEQKVQEPVNAVSVEILQINVGYRCNLQCRHCHVEAGPQRPEIMTGEVMEQCLKVFKNHPIPAIDITGGSPELHPRFRWFLQECVALNRRVLVRSNGTILLDKEHEGLFNFYADNHIEIVLSLPHVDPRITDRQRGGGVFARLIEVIRRLNTRGYGQDRSDLVLDLVHNPAGPYLPGSQASLELLYRETFREKYGVNFNHLFCITNMPIGRYLDYLLKTGNYAGYMKTLIKAFNPASLNGLMCKTTVSVGWDGMLYDCDFNQMLGLTIDHGAPHHISAFEMGQLAARQIIVGDHCYGCTAGSGSSCQGQTI
- a CDS encoding arsenosugar biosynthesis-associated peroxidase-like protein — translated: MEEYYEKKDLEDFENIGEYAPVLGQKYFDYYDDAMKAGKLSEREKSLIALAVAATQKCPYCIDAYTNQCLSLGISREEMMEAVHVGAAMVAGIVLAHSTQMRKIIKKKEM
- a CDS encoding YdjY domain-containing protein encodes the protein MKKELLLLTLIFVLCALLVSSSVFSQATILTIYNPLNINTKEKSVSILAEVNNQHPERTHHGVVFKGGKLDHKAIFAGLADPKAFHESLVNIGLKPGNNMTMSNKEKTFVEGDLLDVFVTWEGAKRIYRLDEMIKDSNGKPLAIRFGGNLVNALKKKTGCLVCLDSCPVGITSNSAYTYGAIDLRNEVIFTANKELLPPDGTLVVIIFNAKK
- a CDS encoding VTT domain-containing protein, which translates into the protein MTDRKREISPDSQAESSQSMRFKLDTVSGACIRCDLCQKECAFLKKYGKPKDIADHYDPARKEDQGMPFECSLCGLCTAVCPTGVDPAELFLQMRKEAVKRGKGDLPEHNVLKGYERRGTSRTYSYYGLPEGCDTVFFPGCTLSGTRSEKVILSYQKLKEKISSLGIVLDCCLKPSHDLGREEHFTSMFGEMRDYLVEHGVKNVIVACPNCHKIFARYGKGLSTKTIYEVLAESSIDVNDGEKGKVTVHDPCAVRFEVAIHESVRKLIEKQGYIVEEMSHAGCRTLCCGEGGAVSALDHNLAGKWGRLRQEETGGKKIVTYCAGCANKLSSLGPTAHILDTLWESDAGKAKVTKPPLTYWKRIRMKKWFKKHVPATITRERTFTGAEEQKKGGMAKLLVFLFFLAAVIVVVKTSGVSRYLEQQALRTWIGSYGSLAPIVYMLVYTIAPAFFLPGLPITIVGGILFGPLWGVVYTITGSTAGACVAFLVSRYLASEWVEGKLKSPRWRRLDQGVEKHGWKVVAFTRLIPLFPFNLLNYAFGLTKIGFRQYAVTTFFCMLPACIAFIVFSSSLLDLIRGRISLTFVIGLVLVVLVSLFPLFYRWYKAKRGEDDHPV
- a CDS encoding TIGR04282 family arsenosugar biosynthesis glycosyltransferase, with the translated sequence MWDDNYYVVMFVKSPERGMVKSRLAATLQEVVVPDLYKFFVSDTMGMLAQGGYPLIIFFYPPESKQKIIQWLGNEHTLFPQTGNDLGERMKNAFKTIFSQGHSPALLIGSDSPDLPALIIDEALTSLKDHDAVVGPSYDGGYYLIGFRTETFLPRAFDEIPWSTPGVFVQTLDVLVKANLRVHILPKWRDIDTFADLKALFLNSQNTLFAKSATMKYMQCNELYKRLTL
- a CDS encoding DUF3047 domain-containing protein gives rise to the protein MVENLADQEYNELMSTFRQHVLSRQTLLAFFIAAFFIFLAVPLSYSQGARILFREDFNNLENWRPIYFPKISRHTAYTVETNGGKSFLKAESNASASALVYKEDFNIYDYPQARWRWKVNNVYQNAVPETKSGDDYPIRVYIIFKYDPETAHALDKVKYGIAKKLYGEYPPHSTLIYVWANSDEQKQIMTSPYTDKARLIALEKGKGRVGIWQQEEVNILQDYRAAFGADPPASASIAIMNDSDNTGQASVSYLGFIEVFKDVG
- a CDS encoding TIGR04283 family arsenosugar biosynthesis glycosyltransferase, with the protein product MPKNTPYSIIMPVLNEAPLINDIIDHLHGLEGVEETEIIVVDGDPEGLTLGAISHDHTDVRKLKSSKGRGIQMNEGAKNAKGDILLFLHADTELPLDALRLIATVMQNKRYVAGAFDLGIKSGKFIFRIIESVASLRSRLTKIPFGDQAIFMQKDYFDKIGGYKDIPIMEDVEIMKRIKKRGDKISIINQRVYTSSRRWEQEGIVHCTFRNWLLQIFYMLGISPHRLSKFYRHNG
- a CDS encoding PAS domain S-box protein — protein: MKDLLRTKPELIKEDSLLKQKTKELEESKTRCNKDDGTFWKSDYLYHAFFDLAPDPMAITDFDNGRIIDVNQAFVAWSHLSRDALISHTTTELGFWVNNKSRDAILDQLHNKGFVGNAEIELKRGRDELRQIIFFGKLIEIENNKCFLFVARDITERKLVEEALKQSEHKLSDIIEFLPDATFVIDADGKVIAWNRAIEQMTGVLKDEMIGMGNHEYAIPFYGHRRPLLIDLALLQDEDFERNHYEGIYRQGDTLYAEAYVPQTYRGKGASLWGTSSRLRDAYGNIVGAIESIRDITDHKRAEEKLKDSYEQLRMLSAHIQEAREKERTGIARELHDVLGQILTVINMDLSWMNKKIPAQEKELLGKVSSTRTLVKQAIKTVQKVSAGLRPIILDDFGIAEAIANGVKEFQDQTGIDASFTMDQTIDIDKESGSSLYRIFQEALTNVIRHAKATKLEVSLCKNISSIQLTVKDNGRGISNMEISDKKSFGILGMQERASFIGGHLEISGSKDLGTRIMVEIPLKKSEAEQ